In the Deltaproteobacteria bacterium genome, one interval contains:
- a CDS encoding bifunctional DNA-formamidopyrimidine glycosylase/DNA-(apurinic or apyrimidinic site) lyase, with the protein MPELPEVETVRRTLAPILGARVTGVSAHRVALHMGRRIDPAALRRASAGAVVDRVDRWGKYLLWYFAGRDTGVLVHLGMTGRLRVVPPGAPRDPHTHAVWTLADGRTVRFSDPRRFGLVDVFGRGAERAHPSLAPLGIDALDGPLTGRALARLAAGSGQAIKALLLDQRKIAGIGNIYACEALWRARIAPALPARELDGERAGRLARAVRAALRAALDHGGTSLRDFVNAAGNPGSYRDHLRIYGRAGRRCPRRGCRGTIVRTAIQGRATFHCPTCQAT; encoded by the coding sequence ATGCCGGAGCTTCCGGAAGTCGAGACGGTCCGCCGCACGCTCGCGCCGATCCTCGGCGCCCGGGTCACCGGCGTGTCCGCGCACCGGGTCGCCCTGCACATGGGCCGGCGCATCGACCCGGCGGCGCTGCGCCGCGCGAGCGCGGGCGCGGTCGTCGACCGGGTCGACCGCTGGGGCAAGTACCTGCTCTGGTACTTCGCCGGGCGCGACACCGGCGTGCTCGTGCACCTCGGCATGACCGGCCGCCTGCGCGTAGTGCCGCCGGGCGCGCCGCGCGACCCACACACCCACGCGGTGTGGACCCTCGCCGACGGCCGCACGGTGCGCTTCTCGGACCCGCGGCGGTTCGGCCTGGTGGACGTGTTCGGTCGTGGCGCCGAACGGGCCCACCCGTCGCTCGCGCCGCTGGGCATCGACGCGCTCGACGGGCCGCTGACCGGCCGCGCGCTGGCGCGGCTGGCGGCCGGCAGCGGGCAGGCCATCAAGGCGCTGCTGCTCGACCAGCGCAAGATCGCGGGCATCGGCAACATCTACGCGTGCGAGGCGCTGTGGCGTGCGCGGATCGCGCCCGCGCTGCCGGCTCGCGAACTCGACGGCGAGCGCGCCGGCCGGCTGGCCCGCGCCGTGCGCGCGGCCCTGCGCGCCGCGCTCGATCACGGCGGCACGTCGCTGCGCGACTTCGTCAACGCCGCCGGGAATCCAGGAAGTTACCGGGATCACCTGCGCATCTACGGGCGCGCCGGCCGCCGCTGCCCGCGCCGCGGCTGTCGCGGCACGATCGTGCGCACCGCGATCCAAGGGCGCGCCACGTTCCACTGTCCAACCTGTCAAGCCACCTGA
- a CDS encoding RNA polymerase sigma factor gives MLRYQQGDVRAFELLLERHRRPVFNFILRFVGSRETAEDLLQEAFLRVIKGAARYERQAKFTTWLYTIARNLCVDHSRRMKHRKAPSLDAPLKAGGDGGTLLDVLADDQIPSDRRAASSELRAKLHAAIARLSDEQREVFLMREMLGLPFKEIAAVVGVPENTVKSRMRYALEKLRLELEDYADMAKAVP, from the coding sequence ATGCTCCGCTATCAGCAGGGCGACGTGCGCGCGTTCGAGCTGCTGCTCGAGCGCCACCGGCGGCCGGTGTTCAACTTCATCCTCCGCTTCGTCGGCTCGCGCGAGACGGCCGAGGACCTGCTGCAAGAGGCATTCTTGCGCGTGATCAAGGGGGCGGCCCGCTACGAGCGCCAGGCCAAGTTCACGACCTGGCTGTACACCATCGCCCGCAACCTGTGCGTCGACCACAGCCGGCGCATGAAACACCGCAAGGCGCCCTCGCTCGACGCGCCGCTGAAGGCCGGCGGCGACGGCGGCACGCTGTTGGACGTCCTCGCCGACGACCAGATCCCGTCGGACCGGCGCGCCGCGAGCTCGGAGCTGCGCGCGAAGCTGCACGCCGCGATCGCGCGGCTGTCGGACGAGCAGCGCGAGGTGTTCCTGATGCGCGAGATGCTCGGCCTGCCGTTCAAGGAGATCGCGGCCGTGGTCGGCGTGCCGGAAAATACCGTCAAAAGCCGCATGCGCTACGCGCTCGAGAAGCTGCGGCTCGAACTCGAGGACTACGCGGACATGGCCAAGGCCGTGCCCTGA